The nucleotide sequence tatgtaataaaaaaaaagtttcaacgTGTTGACAAGGATTGAAATTAATTTGGTCGGTATGAAAATCATGGCAGTAAATTAAGGCGCCATTTATTAATTCATAAGTACGTAGTCCGTGACCTCATGATAAACATTCTTCTATGTTCCAACCCCACCTACAACATTCTTTCAAAAACTTTCTTTTTTCACTTACTTGCTCAATGGACAACTGATAATTATgtagcttttctatttttatcacaAATTTATAGTCATGTCTGACCAAATATCATTCTCGATGATTCTGGGAAATTTTTGACACCCCTGCtttgatattgaaagctatgttgttcgaattctttaaaaatattttcgtGTCCGTATTGAATTCTTCAAATATGCATTGTTTTTCACCTGTCTAACATGTTTCGAAGTGTCTAATTAAGCAACATACCAGTATGAAAGAGTGCACTTGAAATTAATTAAGGAATCCACAAACCAAAGAGAAAATCTGACCCGGTCCAAACATGTTGACTCTAATATAATACTCGTAAGTTGTTTAGGAAAATAAGAATGCACAATATGCAAAAAATGAGTAAATTTTTTAATCCAGCACGTAATAATTAAGAATGTATATCTTTTTGGGTAGGGGTGGCCTGGGGGGTCAACTATTGTAAAAAACTGTATTAGAACTATTATATCATCCAGTATGTCAACAATACTTGCTACTAGTAGAAATTTGAGAAGCAAAACAGGAGAAACAGAAGCAGGATAAAACAGTTGGGAGAATCAGATTGTTGTTTCAGAATAACAAAGCAAGCATATACATGCAACTCTTTGAATAAacagaaaagaaattaaaattagtaaaTATATAGACATTATTAAGCATAGAATTTTTGGAGCGTTGGCTTTGTCAAAAATGATTTGTTGCTTAAGAAAGAGTCAATCCTATTCAGTTCAAaaatatgcatgcatgtattatTTCAGGCTAGACTAAGGTAGGGGCTCGATTAAATTCAATAACTTTAATCCAAATACTGAATTTGTATTATGAAATCAACTGCTTAAGAAGGCTAAAGTATTAAGCACATAAACTTCAAATCTTTAATTCGCGATTAGCTGTacttcacatttttctttttcctgccCAGGATAATGCTTTTCTCAGTATTTCCCCGGGGATAAAGTGATGTTGGAAAATAGCAAGTATCATCATAGCAACTCTTTAACTGAACCATACATAGCAGCTCATAATATGCTGCTTACTCATTCATCTGTTGTCAGATTGTACAAGAGAAAGTACAAGGTATCATCATTGAGTTCATTTCCAAATATTTTTTGTGAGTATTACTATGTTGACAAATGGAAAAGAAAAGGTACTAACTGCTGTTGCAATGCAGTTAACTCAACATGGTTTTGTGGGATTACATATCATTGCATACTGCTTTATTCCTCATACAAACATGATGGCAGATGAAGCTGTAACTTTGCGAGCTTATGATTTCTACCTTGGTTGGTAAGAGCACAACCTTGTTGGCATATTAACATAAAAACTCCTTAAATCTGAGATACCTTGCACTAAGGAACTATTAACTGTGTGGCTATGCTTATTTGGTTCGAAAATAGGACCCAAAGATGTACTGGCTTGAACTATAGGGCGTTGAAACTTGGCGGCCACACTGTCGATATTTGGTTCTAGGATTGTTATGCTTGTTTATGCACTTTCAAGTATATTTAGTACTTCTTTTGAGCCGAGGATCtaccagaaacaacctctctactagcataaaggtaggggtaaggtctgcgtacaatCTTTGCtggaccccacttgtgggattgaTTGATTACACCagaaatgttgttgttgtttatgtttTAAGTACTATCTATTGATTTGGTACTCCCTATGTACTTTTTTAGGCTTGGAAATGAAAGAATTCTTGGAAGTTCATTGGATCCTTTGAATCTTCTGAAAAGCTTTACTGGTCCAGTGCCTGCACTACCTACGCGTATGCCGGAGAATGTAAATCCGAGATTAAGGACGTCGTGTTTCCCCCAGTGCAAGGAGAagtatgaccttgagttggcaaaACTTGTATCTGAGTTTGAGAATTCATCATCTGAAGCTAAATTGGAATCTCCTCGACCTCAGTTGCCTCAGTGGTTGCAAAGTGCTAAGCTAAAGAATGATAGTAATGTAACTTCTTTGTCGCAggtatggttttacttgattaatGGAACCGAGAATGACTTGAATTATGTACAAGTGGAAGagtcaattcttttttttttgtctttgcaGATTA is from Capsicum annuum cultivar UCD-10X-F1 chromosome 5, UCD10Xv1.1, whole genome shotgun sequence and encodes:
- the LOC107870833 gene encoding beta-glucosidase 3-like; protein product: MLLTHSSVVRLYKRKYKLTQHGFVGLHIIAYCFIPHTNMMADEAVTLRAYDFYLGWLGNERILGSSLDPLNLLKSFTGPVPALPTRMPENVNPRLRTSCFPQCKEKYDLELAKLVSEFENSSSEAKLESPRPQLPQWLQSAKLKNDSNVTSLSQIKDQGFLQQKTQELQKKWNNACLQLQPNFQNNVGP